From Listeria innocua:
AAAGACGAGCACGAGAGGCCCGATTGGGTTCTGATTTTGGAAGGGAGACCATTTTACATGAGTTGGAAAAGAGAACAAGACAAAACGAATTTAGAGCTGTTGAACAACGAGAACCAGCGATTACTCCGCTTGAGCGAGACACTCAACAAAGAGAATCAGAAATTGTTAGCCTTGAACAAGCAATTGAACCAAGAAAATCAGAAGCTCTCAAACGAGAATCAACAACTAATCGATTTATTGACACAATCAAACAGTTTGCAGGACGAGTACCAGAACTTACTCAACGCGTTACAAGAAAATTAAAGCAAACAAAAGAGAAAATCCTCGATGATTTTGAACGTCGCTTTTCAAAGGACATGAAAAATTACGAGCAAGAACAACAGAAAGGCCTAGAAAAACAAGAGAATAGAGACGTGCAGTCCGAAAAGAAACCAACAAAAGATCATGATTGGGGGATGAGTCGATGAATAAAGATGAACAACTCGTTGTTCAAGTATTAAATGCTTATAAAAATGGCAAAATTGATTTCAGTTACGTTCCAGAACTAGAAACCTTAGTCCGTCAAGAGGTCAATAAAGAGTTTCGGGACTACCAAGAAAAAATAGAAGCTGTTGCGAATCAAAAAATGGAGTCTGCCATTCAAGAACAACTCCATCGTTTAGAGGCAGAAAACTTAAAAGCGGATATACTGAAAGACATTCAAGTTGAAAAACAAGCATTACTCGCTTTGAAAAAAGAACTAAATGAACACCAAGAGCAGATAAAAGCAGATCGCAAACGTGAGATTGTCGAATGTTACGGTATTCTGATTGCGAATATTGTCTGCCTGTTCTGTTTCTTAGTTGTTGGTATTCTCATCGGACGATGGATTTATAAAGGTATCTGGGATGGTTGGGGTTTGCATATTTTGTATGACACAGTGATGGAAATACAGCCTAAACATCCTTATGGGGCAGTCGTTCTTGGATTAGGTGGTTTTGGTTTAATCGGTGCTGGAATTTATGGCAGTTTTCGATTAATGTATACCGCTTCAACATGGTTTGATCAACGTCCAAAAATTTTCAAAAGAATCTTTCCGAAAAAATAGAGAGTGAGGGGATATTTTGGTTTTAGATAATAAATTAGGCTTAACAAATTCAGCAGAATTAGCTAAACAAGAAGAGTTATTAACGAAAAAAAGAGCCAAAGAATTGTTTGAGTCTGGCAAAATAGAGGATCTGGAAATTGGGACGTTTCAAGGCTTATCTGATATTCATCAGTTTTTATTCCAAGATATTTACGACTTTGCAGGAAAAATTCGAGAAGTGAATATTGCGAAAGGAAACTTTCAATTTGCGCCACGTATTTTTTTAGCGCAAACACTTGAATATATTGATAAATTACCTCAAGAAACATTTGATGAAATTATTGATAAGTATTCGGATATGAATGTGGCGCATCCTTTTAGGGAAGGCAATGGACGAGCCACTCGTATCTGGTTGGATTTAATTCTTAAAAATAAACTACACAAAATCGTCGATTGGAATCAAATTGATAAGGATGAATATTTAAATGCCATGATCCGTAGTACAGTCAGCACCAATGAATTAAAATATTTGATTCAAAAGGCTTTAACCGATGATTTAGGAAAAGAACAATTCTTTAAAGGAATTGATGCGAGTTATTATTACGAGGGCTATTACGAAATTAAAACAGAAGATTTATAAATAACCGATACAAACAGACTGATCAAATTCTATATTGATTAGTCTGTTTGCTTACGGGATGATTTTGACTTTTGATTTTAAATTTTTGAAAAAAATAAAAAAAGGCGAAGCCTATATTAATTTATCCTATATATTTTAATCTTTTGTTCTTTTGCGTGGTGAAAAAGTCAATGTTTCCGCCAATTATATAAATTATACCAAGACAAAAAACAATGTATACCAAGACAATTTATTAAAAAATGTCTTGGTGTGTGATATAATAAAAGCATAGAGAAATCAGACGGCAAAATCAGTTTCTCTATGCTTAACCAAAATTACTCATAAGGAGCAACTTCTCATGGAAATTATATCAAAAAATGAACGAAACAACAATGAAAGGACAGTGTGTTCTTTGAAAGAAATAGAGAAAAGAAAAATTGTTGAGCATAACGACCTCATCACAAGTGTTGCCAAAATGGATAAAGTCCCTTTAAAGATTTTTGAGTTGGCAGTATCTTGTATTGATACGGAAAACTTACCCAAAGACAATATTATTTATTTATCAAAGGCTGAATTGTTTACTTTTTTTGATGTATCAGATAATGGGAAACATACACGTTTTAAAGAAGCCATTGAAAAAATGCAAAAACAAGCTTTTTTTGAAATTAAAGAAGTTAAGGGCAAAGGATACAACGTAAAAAGTATCGTTCCTATCCCTTATGTGGAATGGAATAGCTACAATGATATGGTTACTTTACAATTTCAACCGCAAATTATGCCTTACTTGATTGATTTGAAAAAGAATTTTACGCAATATGCCTTATCTGATGTCATGGAGTTAAACAGTAAGTACAGCATTATTCTTTATAAATGGTTATCAATGAATTACAACCAGTACGAGCATTACAGTGTCAAAGGGGGGCGGAGAACGGAGCAAGTGGAAAGCTACCGCAATCCGTCAATTAAAGTTAGTGAGTTACGTATACTTACTGACACAATGAACGAATATAAGAATTTTACAGACTTCAATAGACGAGTTTTAAAAGAACCTTTAGAAGAAATCAGCGCCCATACGTCCTTTAATGTGACCTATGACAAAATCAAAGCAGGGCGTTCGATTGACAGCATACAGTTTCATATTGAAAAGAAACGCCGAGCAGACGATAACAGCTATAAGTTAGAAGATAAAGATTATCAATCCGACAAAGAGGAAAAATCAAGAAATGAAGCTGACTTATTAAAACAGGCAATGGAAAGTAAGTACACACGATTATTGATTGAAAACTTTCTCTTATCCCCTCTTGAAATGACGGACACGGCACTTATGGCAGGTTTGCAAAAGAACGTCTATCCGCTTTATGACGAGTTAAAGGAATTAAGAGGATTGAATGGGGTCAAAGACCACTTGTCTTATGTATCTAGCAAACAAGAAGCCTATTCTAAACGCAATGTAGCGAAGTATCTGAAAAAAGCAATCGAGCAATATCTACCTACGGTTAAAAGGCAGGACTTATGATGAGTGAAAAGTTAAAGACAATCAAAGAGCTTGCTGACGAGTTGGGTGTTTCTAAACAGGGTGTTCGTTACCATATGAAGTCTATACCACAGGAAGAACTCAAAAAAAATAATAAAGGAATAGTTGTTTTAAATATTGAACAACAAAACTTTATAAGAAGAAAAGCTAAGTCAGACACAGCGGTAAGTGGTAAGTCAGACACAGCAGTAAGTGGTAAGTCAGACACAGCGGTAAGATATAAGCAAGAAATAAGTTTTTTAGAAGAAAAGAATTTATTAAAAGATAATCAGATAGACTATTTAAAACAACAGATAAAGAATTATGAAAACCAAGCAAATAATTTAATCGAAGTACAGAAGCAAACACAAAATCTTTTAGATCAACAACAACGTCTAGCCTTACAGGATAAAAAATTACTAGAAGAGTATAAATCAGAAATCAATGAATTGAAAGCTCTTAAAATGCCTCAGGAGGATATGAAAGATGGCTCGTCGATAAGGGGTGAGGCGCAGGAAGAAATTGAACGACTGAAAGCTCAATTGAAGTTATCAGAAGAAGAACGAAACAAGGCAAAAGAAAAAGAGCCGGTAAAAACAGAATCTAAAAAATGGTGGCAACTATGGAAATGAGGGGGATCAAATGAGTCATTCGGAACAAATGATTGAAAACCAGTTCATACAAATCTTAAGTGAGAAAGAAAATCAGTGGACTTATCGTCCGGACTTGAAGTCGGAAGAAGCACTTTGGCAAAACTTTAGAAGCCATTTGAACCGAATAAATTTAGCAGTCTTGGAAGAACAACTATTAACGGACAAAGAATTTAAGCAAGTCAAAGTCGAGTTTTCACGTTTGACCGGAACACCTTTTTTAGCTTCTCAATGGCTTAGAGGAGAAAACGGGGTGGCTCAAGTTTTATTAGAGCGAGAAGATGGGAAAAAAGTGACTTTAGAAGCCTTTAGAAATAAGGATATCTCAGGAGGAACTTCTTCTTATGAGGTGGTTCACCAAGTGGTCCCAGATTCCTCTAGAGTAGATCGTGGAGATGTGAGTTTGCTGATTAATGGGCTCCCAATCATTCATATTGAGCTCAAAAAAGAGTCTGCTAAAGACGGTTTTATGCAAGCTTATTATCAAATTCAGCGTTATGCAGAAGATGGATTTTTTAAAGGGATTTACGCAACCACTCAAATCATGGTAATCTCCAATAAAGTTGATACCCGATACTTTGCAAGACCTAGTGAAGATACCGCTGAAGCCTATGCTCGGATGAAGAAGTTTTTATTTAATTGGCGGACTGAAGACAATCAAACGGTTTCCGATTTGTTTGATTTTACTCGTACAGTTTTGCGGATACCCGATGCCCATGAATTGATTAGCCAATATACCATTCTCGTCGATGATCAAAAAAATCAAAAATTCCTCATGGCTTTAAGACCTTACCAAATTCATGCTATTCGTAAGATTCGTCAAAAAGCGGCACAGCATGAAGGAGGATTCATTTGGCATGCGACAGGTTCAGGAAAGACCATTACCAGTTTTGTCGCAACGAAATTATTAGCTCAAAATGCGATCGGTGTTGATCGTACGGTCATGGTTGTTGATAGAACAGACTTAGATGCTCAAACGCAGGATGAGTTTACGAAGTTTGCCTCGGAATACCATACCGGACAAACGACCGGAAATTCGGTAGCCAATACTTTGATTGTTGGGATCAAAAATCAAAAACAGTTGGCTCGAAACCTCCTTTCATCAAAAAATAATAATACGATTTTAGTGACCACGATTCAAAAACTCTCTGCGGCTATGCGGAGTGCCCAACAAGAGAGTGAAGAAAAAGGCTCCAATCAATTTGAGAAGCTACGGCAAGAACATATTGTTTTTATTGTTGATGAGGCTCATCGTGCGGTTAGTGATGAGGAAATGAAGCGAATTAAGAAAATATTACCCAATTCAACCTGGTTTGGATTAACGGGGACGCCTATTTTTGAAGAAAATAAAAAGCAAGAAAATGGAACCTTTGCCAGAACGGTTCTGTTGCAAAGCGTCTCTAGCTAAAGACAATTTCCTTAAGCTTACTATCGATCAAGCCGGGATGCCTAGTAATCCTTTGATTTCAAGACACACTGAAAAACCAAAAAGGGACCCTTCTTTTCGGCTTTTCTTATATAGTCCTCGAATGGTTTCCATCCCTTTGATCGTGGTCGCAGCGGTACGTAAGCTTCGATAGAATTTATTTCTACGCTTAA
This genomic window contains:
- a CDS encoding helix-turn-helix transcriptional regulator; translation: MSEKLKTIKELADELGVSKQGVRYHMKSIPQEELKKNNKGIVVLNIEQQNFIRRKAKSDTAVSGKSDTAVSGKSDTAVRYKQEISFLEEKNLLKDNQIDYLKQQIKNYENQANNLIEVQKQTQNLLDQQQRLALQDKKLLEEYKSEINELKALKMPQEDMKDGSSIRGEAQEEIERLKAQLKLSEEERNKAKEKEPVKTESKKWWQLWK
- the fic gene encoding protein adenylyltransferase Fic, translated to MVLDNKLGLTNSAELAKQEELLTKKRAKELFESGKIEDLEIGTFQGLSDIHQFLFQDIYDFAGKIREVNIAKGNFQFAPRIFLAQTLEYIDKLPQETFDEIIDKYSDMNVAHPFREGNGRATRIWLDLILKNKLHKIVDWNQIDKDEYLNAMIRSTVSTNELKYLIQKALTDDLGKEQFFKGIDASYYYEGYYEIKTEDL
- a CDS encoding mobilization protein; this encodes MNKDEQLVVQVLNAYKNGKIDFSYVPELETLVRQEVNKEFRDYQEKIEAVANQKMESAIQEQLHRLEAENLKADILKDIQVEKQALLALKKELNEHQEQIKADRKREIVECYGILIANIVCLFCFLVVGILIGRWIYKGIWDGWGLHILYDTVMEIQPKHPYGAVVLGLGGFGLIGAGIYGSFRLMYTASTWFDQRPKIFKRIFPKK
- a CDS encoding RepB family plasmid replication initiator protein, which translates into the protein MEIISKNERNNNERTVCSLKEIEKRKIVEHNDLITSVAKMDKVPLKIFELAVSCIDTENLPKDNIIYLSKAELFTFFDVSDNGKHTRFKEAIEKMQKQAFFEIKEVKGKGYNVKSIVPIPYVEWNSYNDMVTLQFQPQIMPYLIDLKKNFTQYALSDVMELNSKYSIILYKWLSMNYNQYEHYSVKGGRRTEQVESYRNPSIKVSELRILTDTMNEYKNFTDFNRRVLKEPLEEISAHTSFNVTYDKIKAGRSIDSIQFHIEKKRRADDNSYKLEDKDYQSDKEEKSRNEADLLKQAMESKYTRLLIENFLLSPLEMTDTALMAGLQKNVYPLYDELKELRGLNGVKDHLSYVSSKQEAYSKRNVAKYLKKAIEQYLPTVKRQDL